TTTATACAGGTTGGTCCAGCGACTTAAAAAGAGTAAGATAAaggacaaacaaacataaataaaaatttctgtgCTCTATATACAGTAAGTGTTACATGTGGTCATAGAATTGGTCTAATAATCATTTTGTATATTAGGTTGATCGTGTGTGTATTACTATCTTTATTATAACCACCAATTTCGCATAATTAGTTTATTATCTGAGAAGTGGTTACTCACGTGAGGTTTAGTAAACGTGGTTGGTATGCGATAGAGTTGCTGATTACTATTACGTACTTTTAGCATTTATTATAAGTGTTatactgaacacaatattttgagttttacACAGATGTTTTAGGCTTTGAGAGCGAATAACATCTTTAACTTCTTATTTGGAATTAGTTGGGTTTTATTTACAGCTATGCCATCAGTGTTACATAAGTTAAGGAGTTCAAATATTTTGTGACGCAAGCCACCTTGAATATTAAGATGCAAAACTTTCAGTCATTTTATATTTGCGTCAAGGGTTAGTTTGCTAGGTAACTTCGTTTTGCTTCCAAGGTTTAAAATCAGAacttttttatatagaaataataatacgatGCCGCACAAATTATTTTGACGAGGTTTGTAAGTTATCACACATTGGTTTTGGAATCATGTCAGTTATAAAATCTTTGGTGTAATCAGCGTGGTGAAGAGTCTAGGCGCAAATCTGGTAGATGATTTCAGTTGTAAAATTTCTGTGTAGGTGCTGTTTCCTTGTCTTGTTATTTATGTTGAAGTAGTTAAGCCCGGCCGTATCTGTGGAGGTACTAATTGGATCATGGTTAGTCGTTAGGTCAGTGGTCCAGGAGTAAAAATGGTTCTTTATATGGTTGGTAGGTGATGCTTAGGATTTagataattttactatttttagtaCTTAAAGATATTTGTGACAGCCTTGATTTAGTGCTGTATGAGCACTGCCACAGTTCACGTATTTTGGATCATTCCTTTGCCATGGACATCCCAAAACAGGGTGAAAAATCATTAAACCTTACAACCGGTTCTTAAGGTATAAACGCCTTTAATATGCTGGAATTTTCAACAACTGAAGTACTGGCATTTGAGAGGTATTAGTAGCTTTAATTATATGATGTGCGAACCACAAGATTTAATACGATTTTGATTAAGCTTGTTGACTGCTCTGTATTTTCAAGAGTAATCCTTAATAAAGGAGTGATCTAGCCCATTTTGTAGGACGTAATTATTACAGTGGTGACTACTTAAAACATTCATCTTTCAACTCAGATAAAAATATCTTTTCTGGTAATATCTAGTTGAACGTTGCGTATCACAACTGTATTTTAGTGTCAGTAGAGTATTCGCCTGGGACAACTAGCTGCCTGTATCAGTTGCAGACCTTTATAAACTGTATGCAACGATGTACGATGTGACTAGTATTTAATTCTCATTTCTTAGGACACTATTACTTGTTGCAAGAGTTCACTTTTCTGCTGTTTATTATCTATTTATTATGGTTTGAATATCTGACCAGTTTCTTGAATATACTTATATTATTCTTAATTGTTTACCTAGTTCAATATTACGTCACTATAATTAAACGTCATTTTACATGGTTTAAGTTATCTAACACCACAGAActaattaatgttttgtgttgaCTTCTCATACTTTTCTTTGGTGTATTTCAGCTTCAGAATGTGTTACCGAGTCACTCTTTCCTTTTCTTTATCCGTCATTTTGAGTGGTCATTTGCATTCACTATCTTCTGAAAGtctttttattttcactgttttaaaattagtcaataaactttatttattttgataagtttttGCCTTGAGACAAAAACATTTCTTACGTTGTTGCTTTTCTtctgcaaagctacaaaatgtgtTATCTGTGATATATCCATTACAGGTAATCAAacacagtatttttgtttgttgaaagCCCGGAAACTTAACGCTGACCTACCAGGATactttttttatgaaaagaacaaaatacatcCCGAAATCTCTGAAAAAGTAAAGCTTACTGAAGGAAACTAAACACACCGTGTATAATAATTCAGTTGGTAATGTAAATAATCAGTTCTATTTTCTTTTGAGTGTGTATGCTTTATGCTTTTCTTCTACTTATAAACGGTAAAgtcgtttattttaaaattatcataaggACAACACTCTTACGACTAtttatgctctgcctaccataaTTATTGAACCCTGTttttataagtccgcagacttaccgctgtgtcactagggcATTTTACGAGTGATCATACAATTTAAAGAAATCATTTGATAAATGTAGTAGCTTTTAATGGAACCTTATAGAACatgataaaatatgtaataaaatatttttcaaacacagTTTGGCAGAAATTAATAAATCGTTGGCTCGTTAAACTGTatttagttgaaaaataaaagtatataccATGCCTTTCATAAAATTACGTTTTAAAACAAGACCATGAAAATATTATGCTTCAAATGTAAAATACAGACTTACCATGATTATAATTCCAATAGAAAAGCTCAGAAAAAGAAAACACATCAATGGTATACGAAGTAGAAACGCAACATCTGAATGAGAGTACCACAGCATACTGAAGACAGTGTTTTCTATTGCTGTAACTGTGTAGTACAGGATGCAATCTCTTTTAATGGGTGCAGATTTGTAGTTGAAGTAACAAAACGTAGAAATAATTCCCTTTATAGCTGACAATAGGAAATCTTCTGTACTGCTTTCAGAAATAAGAATAATACATTTAGAATATTAACGTCACaacgttgtttttttaattaaatacagtttgaaatccacaaacaattatttatttaccatagaagtaatgaataatattatagGACTTAAATCAGCatttaaatgtaaatagaaaatattttctgtgtccAGGAAATCtaaaaaagtatgaaacaaataaatatcacgCACTTATTTGGagaataattaacataataatgttAGGCTTAGCTACTTATATTAGTATTTGCATGTACACAGTTTGGATTATACAAAAAAGTTATAGGTTACAAAAatgtcaaataataatttttcacgtTTTCGATAATCTgaacaatttaattaatattaaatatttctgaaacaccAAACATAATGTGTTTTGtgaaaattcaaatgtttataaaacactaGTCGTCAGAGTGGTCTAACTAATCCGTACATAAAATCTATCATTCATAAGGAGCATTTAAAAGctcttattttaaaacagtaaaaacatttctttaagttTCGATAtttagaaaaactaatttcaaagaTTTTCTACAAACACAACTAcattctaaattttaataaaaaggtTAGAAAAATGTCCTTCACACTCCAGAAAATTAAAAAGGAGCTTTTTGTCGTAACTAACGTTTCGTCTTTGCGATTTCATCATGGTTAATACATACAactttttgtactgaatattcgTTAATTTATAAAACCTCTCAAAAAATCCTGTTTCTAAAGTGTGTCGAAACACGCCTTTATGAatgtatacattattgttactgtttcactatttttctgatattatagtatagttACAACAGGAACTATACAGCTATATTAACATATGACACctcttatttataatgaaatataataataaccagaaccacaatatgttttataattagcTAGTTGCTGACAAATAGTCGCTGctaagaaacaaaaatgtaaagttgaaaggatacaaAAATCACCAGCAGTGTTAACAACAAATTGTAACACTGTATAATACTCCAGAGCATGTAAGTGTTAAACTAAAAGTATTGGTAACAATGTTGTCTTTCGTTATTTGATgggttttaacattatttatttgacaCCACTTAGAATTATAATGTTTAGTTTACTGTGGTATAAAGTTGGGTACATGAAGTGACTTTCTTCGTTGCAAAAACCTTATCTCAATGTCATTAAACATGATGATCGAtaaaatatattccaaaaatatttttaataatgaaagtaTATCTAAAACTATACTGTTTACCAGTTACAATTGAAGATTCTGCCGCCTTTCCCCAAATTCATCGATATTACAAAAACTATCCGCAGTCCACAGTAAATACCAAAACTTTTCAGACTGAAAGAAGCAAAAAGAACGAGCGCCATCACACGGGAAGCTATGGTAAAAAACTGCCATAggaatacaataattttaatcttgattttaaaacatatcttGTATTTCATAAATAGACCGCTGTAATAGGAGACCAGAGACCAGGCCAAGGAAATGAGAGATGAAACTATCGATACTAATCGCACAATAACTGAAAAAGAAGAGGGAAGAAGAAACGTTAACATAAATTCATACCAGAAGCTCAAATTCTGTTAGTACGTACCAGATTTTGTTTACTACAATACAGTAAGTATTActtattatattagtattacaATTAAATTTTGATATCAAATGTAAATGGAATTCAAAATCCTAAATATGTgttataaaattaagtataaaattatttatttggttagaatttcgcttaaagctacacaagggttatttgtgttagtcgtccctaatttaatactGTAGGACTAGAGAGACGGCAAGATAGTTTGATGATTATCTCACCACCAGGATTAGAACTCTCAACATGCGAATTAATCGCCCCTAACTACTAAGCCTTTTAGGTCCGTAACATTATTTAGATTCAACTAATAACTTATTAATCCATAGTGTCATTACTAATACGGTAAATACTACAATTTAAAGTATTCTCTTTAACTCGTATGACTGTTAATTCAGTACGAAAGTTAttcacattttattgttgttacagcaaatattggcctggcatggccaagcgcgtaaggcgtgcgactcgtaatccgagggtcgcgggttcgcgcccgcgtcgcgctaaacatgctcgccctcccagccgtgggggcgtataatgttacggtcaatcccactattcgttggtaaaagagtagcccaagagttggcggtgggtggtgatgactagctgccttccttctagtcttacactgcaaaattagggacggctagcacagatagccctcgagtagctttgtgcgaaattccaaaacaaacaaacaaacaaatacagcaaATATCCagctttatatttttcatattaactaAAAATGTCTTAACACTTGTTTTAGATATATTAATACATCAGGCCTTACAGTCTTTGTATGCCTGTCCTGTAGGGTACAGAGCATTTCTAGGGATAATCCTAATCTGGATGAACGCTTGAATTAGCAGCTGTGGAGCAGCCTCCATGAACGATTCAGCTAATCGCAGTTCAACAGCGTCTAAGAAATAACTGCAGAAACGGTCGTAATAGTAGTTTTTACTTTCGTTGTTGCTCCTTCGGATTTTAATTCCATACCAAAACGCCTCGAAAAATCTaagaagataaatatattttgtgaggCACAACGAAGATTAATGTTATGGTAAGTACTAGCGACGGGGCATTCGGTTATAGTATTCTATCACATTACAAAATGTAATCCAAATGAAATGGTTTTAAATCTTTGATTTTTTTGCTGGAGTTATTTAAGGCTCAGTTCTTTTATTTCTTCTGTACATTTTTTAGTTTGATGATATGCCTAAACCAAGGTATACTGTCAAATTATTCTGACGTTCATATGATATGTCTTTTAAGACTATATATTCAGACTAATGTTTTTCAAGCTGTGGTAAAGACATTTATAGCTGGGAATCTTCATTGGTGATAAAACTTGGAAAGAACGACCTCaacactccagataaatataaacgaatatatttttatttaaaccaatgtTACGCCTTTGCGACTTcttatgttatgtatattatataaatgtatatgttatGTGTATGTATGTTAACTCTGAAGAAACTGCAAAGGCAAAACGCTggtttaaataaagatatattattttatatttagatggagtataaatgttttgttttaaacgttTATCATAATGAACTGAATACAGAGGGGAAGCCAATGTGTAATTTcaataaagtattatatactgttgtttttgtttcaaaacgtTTTATAAATCTACACGTGATCTAAATGTTTTATaaccgtacctaattttgaactgacaatcaatagagaaggcagctaatcaacacaaTCCACTGTCATCTTTTAGACTAATATTACCACCTAATAGTGGTATTTGATCGTTACTCGCATAGTGCACCAGGTCCAAAATGTGGAGCGCATTTCTGCAGCAACAAGCTACGAACACAGAACCTAGAATTGGTAACCTATAAACGCTTAGCATGCCTGCTCGAATATTATATGCAATATTCAAAGAATGTTATTAAAAACTTCTTAGTTTCATATAAACATGATAATTTAgcaaacactatttatatttttcgGATATATTAGGTAGACTTAAGATAtcttactttaaataaacaaaactataccAGTTACTTAATAGTAAAATAGTTatcagcaaaaataaataaaagttatacataaatgatgacataatttaaaaactcatgtaaattaactttatttatcagttccttcataatattaaaacagtaCAGAAACTATTGTCACAGAAGAGATATGTATCTGTCCTGCATATATAAGCAAGCTGTACTGACAaggttttcaatatttttctaaaatatgatTTATGATTTAAAGGTTACGTAACCTCTTTTTCCAAAACATTCGCACAGAAGATGAAACGAGAAACTATGAAGTTTCTTGTTGTAGGTACATTGTACTTTGGTCTGcttaaagttgttttttgttcagCTTCAGTGAATATACGTGTCTTTGGTCTATTTAAATCTTCTTGTTCTAACTCTAGCTATCGTATGTGCCTTTGGTCTACTTAAATCCCCTTCATACATTCTCGGTGACCATATGTGCTTTTGGTTTACTTAAATCCCCTTGACGCAATGTCGGTGACCATATGTACCTTTGGTCTACTTAAATATCCTTGATGCAGCCCCGTGACCACATGTGCCTTTGATGTACTTTAAGTCCCTTTAAGCAGTTCTGATGACCATATATAAGCCTTTTATTTGCTTAAATTCACTTGATGTAGCTCTAGTAACCATCTGTGTCTTTGATGTGATCAAAGTACCTTAATGTAGATCTGATGGATTGTGTACCTTTGGTCCACTTAAGAGCGCATGGAAGTTATAAACCTAAATCATTAGCCTATTTATGAAACGaagataaacattaattaatttgagtaacaaatcagttttaaaaaGTACTGAATAATTTTGGTAAAACATAGATAACTAACTTTTTAACAACAGTTACGAAACATACAGCCCACCATCATCTGACCAATTGATGCTAAATATTTTTGCTACtgcaattaatatattttaaagcaaaaagaGCCTATTCTCACATAGCAGTTACAACCGCAAAGTGCAAACACAACTGTTGTAGTTACAATAAATTTATAGCAATGAGATGTAAAGTTTAGTATCGTAATACCAAATGCAACATGCAACATtctatgtttattattgtttcaaaacgTATCAATCTAAGCACTTTTACTATGATAAAGTTATTTGAATAACTCTTTGTAATAGGACTTACAATCATGTTATTAGTTGCATTTAAATACTTATTAGCagattaataactttatttaatcttccaaaattaataaacactaataattgttttatctATATTAGTAACAACAGCTTTCAGAAAATCTTACATAAAAGTTTACCTTAAAAATGATATACTGCAAAGCTAGATCACTAGATACGCTGCTTTTTTGAATTCAGCCTTGATTAAacaattaaagtaatttaatttccTCAACACTCGTGCTTTCGTAGCTTTAGAGTAAAACGTATTTCTGTTTACCTTAAAACTGGAGACAGTAGCAGTACAGAAAAAGTCCCACGAAATATCCATCGATAGAAGCTTACGGAAGCTTTCTCGTACTTGAAGTACCAAGAGAGACTCCATAACGTGTGTAGAagtgatgataaaataataactgcTACTGTTATTCCAAAATACTCTTTGTATCCTTTTCTGTAGTGCTGATAACAAACAACGATGTCAAGAAATAAGTCTGTAATAAACAGTACTATTCCAGCTACGATGCTTAGCTTTTGTGTCAGCGTGAAACTAAGCTCTTCTTCAGTTAAAGAACAGGCTTGCGTTTCTTCATCATAATAGCGTTCTCCATCACGTTTATCACCATGATCGACGTCTTCATCCTTTTGAAGATGATCAGAGGTTGTCTGGTGCTTTTCATCCATTCATATGTTATTcgattgtatattttgttttcaatctaAGTCaccatttaaagaaaaaaagagactaaaagaagtaataaacattcgaaaactatatttaacaatatatagctatctttcattaatatattaaagGTGCGGAAACACGATTATTCAAAATctgaactaaaaacaaaacattctttgttACAGCGCAAAGCTGCACCATGGCCTATCAGTACCATATTCGGTTTCCACCATTGTCAGTCTGTAAGCGAACCGCTTACTAACTATGATACACTTACTTCACGTTTATTGAAGAACACTGGAAAATATTCTAAACTTATTATTCAGATACTTCTATTTTCAATTAATGTGTTGTCGACTAGAAATCTTGTCACGGTAAATGAGTACTTTTCCGTGTTACAAGATATTAAGGGAAATACATACTAAGAGTATTCTGTATTAGTTTGATCTTATGAATGTGTTGTTCGGGTAGAATGATATTTATATCTCATATATTACATAAGATGAGATTTGAAGCCACAGGATTTTATCGGTGGGTACAGTTTTTTCCTGTAGCTCTCACAAGTAGAGTTCAACATACACGCGATATCGTACAATTTGGTaacatgtttattgtttcatattttacttctCCAAATCTGTCCCCTTCATTGTATTTCACTAAATAACCGATAGTAATTGTAGACATCTCATGTGGGTTTGGCTATCTAAAGATGAGATCTGATGTATCTGAATCTACAGTATACAGCTGATCATGTCACAGGATTTGTTATTTAATAGTCTGGTCACGTTTTGTGATTCAAGTTAGGTCAAACAATTTTTATGAGTCTTTCTTTTATTTCGCAATGTAACAACATGAAGTATAACAAACGCTTTTTGGAAACATAACatcatttaagaaataaattcgTACTGTTCCACAGGAAACCAGGATTAAGTATATGGCCTATATGACGCAGTCTAGGGGCTTATAACACTGCACATTGGAATTCGATACCCAAGGTGGGGAAACACaaatagcctactgtgtagctctttgttaataaaagagaacaaacagtgggACAACAATGTGTAATAGTTTTCATATACTTGTGAACGCGATGTCAGTTCCTAGTAACTGGTCAGactaaaacatattttctgaaAGTATCTTTTTCACGGAGAAACAAAATATGGACTGGTAAGCTTCAAGTCCGTATCTTTATAATTACAAGTCTAAAGCACTCGCCTCTAGGTCACGACATACcctgaaatagaaaaaaaaattgtgatctAATACATCTAACAAAAGAGGGTTGAGCTAATCAGCACACGGTTTGTTTCTGATTTTCACCATGTGAATCAAACAAAATCTGAGATCTTGAATTGCGgtttattttttctgaaattgTCACTCAAAAATAGGTATGAAGCTTCTTTGCGCATAGCCAGATCTAATTTTGAGCTCATAGACTGGTGTAACAAGCAGATAGTTAACAGCTCCCTCGGCCAGTTTTTGAGTTATTCTAATCTGATACAACAGTAGGATTAATCATtcccttacaaaaaaaaaaaacatctatcgATAGTGCGAATCACGTCTTGACAGTAACGGATTCGCGGATAgcatattttgtagttttgagACAAATAAAACACTGTTCTGTAGAACTGTATAGGTAGGTGTGTGTGTACAATGTGATAAATAAGGTTTATACAAATAGTTCTAGTGATATGTATATTAGTTTAACTACAAACAGGCTACACATCATGAtataaaaagtttctttacttcTTCTTAGACCACTTGGGTATAAATCCAGACATGAATATATGTGGTAACA
This genomic window from Tachypleus tridentatus isolate NWPU-2018 chromosome 10, ASM421037v1, whole genome shotgun sequence contains:
- the LOC143229346 gene encoding XK-related protein 6-like isoform X4, yielding MDEKHQTTSDHLQKDEDVDHGDKRDGERYYDEETQACSLTEEELSFTLTQKLSIVAGIVLFITDLFLDIVVCYQHYRKGYKEYFGITVAVIILSSLLHTLWSLSWYFKYEKASVSFYRWIFRGTFSVLLLSPVLRFFEAFWYGIKIRRSNNESKNYYYDRFCSYFLDAVELRLAESFMEAAPQLLIQAFIQIRIIPRNALYPTGQAYKDFIVRLVSIVSSLISLAWSLVSYYSGLFMKYKICFKIKIKIIVFLWQFFTIASRVMALVLFASFSLKSFGIYCGLRIVFVISMNLGKGGRIFNCNCSTEDFLLSAIKGIISTFCYFNYKSAPIKRDCILYYTVTAIENTVFSMLWYSHSDVAFLLRIPLMCFLFLSFSIGIIIMSQSICCTKCFGVEELKTVVISYLMVHV
- the LOC143229346 gene encoding XK-related protein 6-like isoform X3; translation: MDEKHQTTSDHLQKDEDVDHGDKRDGERYYDEETQACSLTEEELSFTLTQKLSIVAGIVLFITDLFLDIVVCYQHYRKGYKEYFGITVAVIILSSLLHTLWSLSWYFKYEKASVSFYRWIFRGTFSVLLLSPVLRFFEAFWYGIKIRRSNNESKNYYYDRFCSYFLDAVELRLAESFMEAAPQLLIQAFIQIRIIPRNALYPTGQAYKDFIVRLVSIVSSLISLAWSLVSYYSGLFMKYKICFKIKIKIIVFLWQFFTIASRVMALVLFASFSLKSFGIYCGLRIVFVISMNLGKGGRIFNCNCSTEDFLLSAIKGIISTFCYFNYKSAPIKRDCILYYTVTAIENTVFSMLWYSHSDVAFLLRIPLMCFLFLSFSIGIIIMFLQKHCPKRTSNIKSISELKSVLADYRESLASITTLEFYVMLTCVSVYMLYQMFWS
- the LOC143229346 gene encoding XK-related protein 6-like isoform X1; translation: MDEKHQTTSDHLQKDEDVDHGDKRDGERYYDEETQACSLTEEELSFTLTQKLSIVAGIVLFITDLFLDIVVCYQHYRKGYKEYFGITVAVIILSSLLHTLWSLSWYFKYEKASVSFYRWIFRGTFSVLLLSPVLRFFEAFWYGIKIRRSNNESKNYYYDRFCSYFLDAVELRLAESFMEAAPQLLIQAFIQIRIIPRNALYPTGQAYKDFIVRLVSIVSSLISLAWSLVSYYSGLFMKYKICFKIKIKIIVFLWQFFTIASRVMALVLFASFSLKSFGIYCGLRIVFVISMNLGKGGRIFNCNCSTEDFLLSAIKGIISTFCYFNYKSAPIKRDCILYYTVTAIENTVFSMLWYSHSDVAFLLRIPLMCFLFLSFSIGIIIMVFLLKNQKVMQNQIERMITTVHIRQFLQKHCPKRTSNIKSISELKSVLADYRESLASITTLEFYVMLTCVSVYMLYQMFWS
- the LOC143229346 gene encoding XK-related protein 6-like isoform X2 — protein: MDEKHQTTSDHLQKDEDVDHGDKRDGERYYDEETQACSLTEEELSFTLTQKLSIVAGIVLFITDLFLDIVVCYQHYRKGYKEYFGITVAVIILSSLLHTLWSLSWYFKYEKASVSFYRWIFRGTFSVLLLSPVLRFFEAFWYGIKIRRSNNESKNYYYDRFCSYFLDAVELRLAESFMEAAPQLLIQAFIQIRIIPRNALYPTGQAYKDFIVRLVSIVSSLISLAWSLVSYYSGLFMKYKICFKIKIKIIVFLWQFFTIASRVMALVLFASFSLKSFGIYCGLRIVFVISMNLGKGGRIFNCNCTEDFLLSAIKGIISTFCYFNYKSAPIKRDCILYYTVTAIENTVFSMLWYSHSDVAFLLRIPLMCFLFLSFSIGIIIMVFLLKNQKVMQNQIERMITTVHIRQFLQKHCPKRTSNIKSISELKSVLADYRESLASITTLEFYVMLTCVSVYMLYQMFWS